The window AACCGGAACCTGATATGTTGCCCCTCCGACCCTTCTTGCTTTTACTTCTATTTCAGGTCTGATATTCTCAACAGCTTTATGGAATGCCTTTAGTGGATCGTCTTTCAGCTTGTCTTCAATTACAGTAAAAGCTCCATAAACAATTTTTGTGGCTGTACTCTTCTTCCCGTCCAGCATAACACAGCTTATCAACCTCTGTACAAGGAAATCATTGTATTTTAAATCAGGCAATTTCTCCCTTGTCGCAACGTGTCCCTTTCTTGGCATGCTTTAAACTCCTCTTTTTACTATCGTTCAAACTTCTCTACTGTTTAGGTCTTTTTGCACCGTACTTGGATCTGCTTTTCTTTCTGTTTGCAACACCGCTTGCATCAAGCGATCCCCTGATTATATGATATCTGACGCCAGGTAAATCCTTAACCCTTCCGCCCCTTATCAGAACAACCGAGTGCTCTTGAAGATTGTGACCAATACCGGGTATATATGTAGTAACCTCTATACCATTAGTCAATCTCACACGGGCAACTTTTCTCAATGCCGAATTTGGTTTTTTAGGAGTTGTTGTATAAACCCTTACGCAAACACCCCTCTTTTGCGGACAATTTGTGAGCGCCGGTGACGAACTCTTTTTTTTAACGACTTCTCTCCCAAGCCTTACTAATTGATTAATAGTAGGCATCAATATCCTCCAAATAAAAATAATTCCCTAATCTTTTTAAGGGAAATCAAGCTCAGCGAAAACTTCGGTATGTTAAACGATTTTGCCTTTTATGTCAAGAGATATTTGCTTAATAAACAAATAGAATTGGCATTATATTTAGCGGTTAAAAAGCAGATAAAAAAGCTCATAGATGGTCATAAACCGGATAAAGATACATTTTTTCGGTTAATATCTTTTGCTGATAAGGATGGAAGCCTATTCCGTCCTTTGTTCCGTCTTTCTAAAACGTTGAATGCAATCCAGATATTTAACATTTTACATTCGTATATAAGATCAGGCTTAATAGCTTAGGCTGACAAGTTTTCCGTATGAGTAAGAAAAATCTTGACATTACCTGATATTATATAATAATTTTCATTCACATTTTATTATATCAATGTTTACACTTTAGGCTTAGTCCTGATTAATTTCAACTTTAGAGGAGGTATATTTTATGGCTGAAGATCAGAAGATTTTTGGAATGCCAGCAAACACAGGAAGATGGATTTTTGTTCTTTTAGGGATGGTGGTAAATTTTTGTTTAGGTGCAGTTTACGCATACAGCGTGTTCAAAAAACCACTCGAAGAGATGTT of the Pseudomonadota bacterium genome contains:
- the rpsG gene encoding 30S ribosomal protein S7, whose product is MPRKGHVATREKLPDLKYNDFLVQRLISCVMLDGKKSTATKIVYGAFTVIEDKLKDDPLKAFHKAVENIRPEIEVKARRVGGATYQVPVEVRANRKMSLGIRWLIRYARERSERTMREKLAGEILDACNNKGGAVKKREDTHKMAEANKAFAHYRW
- the rpsL gene encoding 30S ribosomal protein S12 is translated as MPTINQLVRLGREVVKKKSSSPALTNCPQKRGVCVRVYTTTPKKPNSALRKVARVRLTNGIEVTTYIPGIGHNLQEHSVVLIRGGRVKDLPGVRYHIIRGSLDASGVANRKKSRSKYGAKRPKQ